The Leadbettera azotonutricia ZAS-9 genome has a window encoding:
- the pcnB gene encoding polynucleotide adenylyltransferase PcnB, with amino-acid sequence MRFRYSAEENGKPVKIAEVYTQNEHGINFSDVDSEAVYVIERLRANGFETYIVGGAVRDLILGKKPKDFDIVSSASPAKIKRIFRNARIIGHRFRLVHVYFGPKIFEVSTFRSLKDGPTSNTFGTIEEDVQRRDFTLNALFYDPLKQIVVDYVGGMKDIKAKKIKPIIPLTHIFTDDPVRMIRAVKYGASTGFKLPLSLKWKIRKQSSLLEAISASRLTEEIFKILHSSQAAAIVASLDSMGLYQYLQPRAAELFKAKAGFREQYLKTMSTLNQRDFRNLPGEALASLVRDYLEENADWDGEEGGQTVNPPSERYKEAFALARQFVLPMNPPRMELDHGVRLLFAEHGVTIKKSRFTERGGRRGPESPAPESTEAEGDAPPSTDDQAPKRKRRRRHKPRKETPESQE; translated from the coding sequence TTGCGATTCAGATATTCCGCAGAAGAAAACGGCAAGCCTGTAAAAATTGCCGAAGTATATACCCAGAACGAGCACGGCATCAATTTTTCGGACGTGGACAGCGAGGCGGTATATGTCATCGAAAGGCTCAGGGCCAATGGCTTTGAGACCTATATTGTGGGCGGCGCCGTCCGTGACTTGATCCTGGGGAAAAAACCCAAGGATTTTGACATAGTCAGCTCCGCAAGCCCTGCAAAGATAAAAAGGATTTTCAGGAATGCCCGCATCATCGGCCACCGTTTCCGGCTGGTGCATGTCTATTTCGGCCCTAAAATTTTCGAGGTTTCCACCTTCCGCTCCCTCAAGGACGGTCCCACAAGCAACACCTTTGGCACTATCGAAGAAGATGTGCAGCGCCGGGACTTCACCCTGAACGCCCTCTTTTACGATCCCTTAAAGCAAATAGTGGTGGATTATGTAGGGGGCATGAAGGATATAAAGGCAAAAAAAATAAAGCCCATTATCCCCTTAACCCATATTTTCACTGACGACCCTGTGCGCATGATCCGGGCGGTAAAATACGGCGCTTCCACAGGCTTCAAGCTTCCCCTTTCCCTTAAATGGAAGATACGGAAACAGTCATCCCTGCTGGAAGCCATTTCCGCCTCAAGGCTCACGGAAGAAATTTTCAAGATACTCCATTCCTCCCAGGCTGCTGCCATAGTTGCAAGCCTCGACTCCATGGGCCTCTACCAGTATCTCCAGCCCAGGGCAGCCGAGCTTTTCAAAGCCAAGGCCGGTTTCCGGGAGCAGTACCTCAAAACCATGAGCACCCTGAACCAGAGGGATTTCAGGAACCTCCCCGGCGAGGCCCTGGCAAGCCTTGTGCGAGACTACCTCGAGGAAAACGCCGACTGGGACGGAGAGGAAGGCGGCCAGACCGTAAATCCCCCTTCGGAGCGTTACAAGGAAGCTTTTGCCCTTGCCCGCCAATTCGTCCTCCCCATGAACCCGCCCCGCATGGAGCTTGATCACGGCGTGCGCCTCCTCTTTGCCGAGCACGGGGTAACCATCAAAAAATCCCGCTTCACCGAGAGAGGCGGAAGGCGCGGCCCGGAGAGTCCCGCGCCGGAGTCAACAGAGGCGGAAGGAGATGCTCCGCCCTCAACGGACGACCAAGCCCCGAAGCGAAAGCGGAGACGAAGGCATAAACCGCGAAAAGAGACACCCGAGAGCCAGGAATGA